Proteins from one Scleropages formosus chromosome 14, fSclFor1.1, whole genome shotgun sequence genomic window:
- the LOC108920546 gene encoding E3 SUMO-protein ligase RanBP2-like isoform X2, with the protein MRRSKAEVDCYISSVQSASPSLKDKPVKGFLFAKLYFEAKEYELAKRHVSAYLTVQERDPKAHKFLGQLYEREGDINKAVGCYKRSVDLNPAQKDLVVKVAELLCSKPEEDSRAELWVEKAARLLPGTPAVYNLKEKLLSRRGQHGRNQLFDLLQSEFQLRPQDVNVNVKLVQLYCSDGRLEEAVQHCVAVEKKGTLRDSLEWCSHVVSTLQVYVMQPTISSKKELCRQVHRDLLLAHCNVLRLTLSDKGVQQGVEALQSFDHAMQSVYKLNTNAEDELTELFSELRGHLYMHAGTLLLKMAHDKKQQWRAVADLAALCYILAYQVPRPKKKSSKEDQSSQQLVELLACDRQSQSGHMLLNMSQKCSVLVKEVVEAFGNRSGQESLFKMLFGSQASMNSSFIGNDDIRNIGTQAPEPADLRKWDNGSILLHEGSLQHLAWLGLQWALLAQSATLRDWLKQLFPRLTLETSKLDTNAPESICLLDLEVFLCGVVFTSHTQLLETSMITGSSQLHEPRCLPLPIIKLLSTEKQRTWWDAVYSLIHKKAPPGMSVKLRMTVQHGLNTLRASEKHGLQPALIIHWAQHLSEMGSAVNSYYDQKEYVGRSVHYWKVVLPMLEKIKRRKGIPEPLDPIFVHFHSKDIQISAVKGYEEEAVVAFAAHLDIEGRTEEAIDLLETLTSVSSSWHLARIFQRLSEEAGNGVEETQDRCITYLQNFKKHLKKIYHANAAEVEKLPVSMEEVKELLNDVNQQIGENEEIEEIDSARSLHSSQLIEPGASVSHIKFSTPSPTKSVASPSKRHMFSPKTPPQWIEEQRSLLQMLCQQMDSLKKEVHQLRENSSGSTASPHHRLYGEGYATEPLQDPFPAAQGFHGVPLTVATTGPSVYYSQSPAYNSQYLLRTAANVTPTKTPVYGINRLPPQQHMYAYQQPTHTPPLQATPACIYPQEQVYGAPLRFESPATSLLSPYSEEYYSHTVPQSATNPTLPEPGYFTKPSIVPVQPAKSSEQSAIDFGKIDFGQQIPVEPSKVPSFGTGAVAQSTPAAFKFNSNFKSNDGDFTFSSPQVKNNSESLLGLLTSDIPTRTEVPLGQKTSAQDQTPAQPGFFNFGSKNIPCFPFSDMTQSQNKPSIFGKTNRTFSFADVTKPTSSMGSKNVHAEKNAESDSESNHVEEDEDGPHFEPIVPLPDKVDVKTGEEEEEEMFCNRAKLFRFDTETKEWKERGIGSIKILRHRTSGKVRLLMRREQVLKICANHYITADMVLKPNAGSDKSWVWYAIDYADEMPKHEQLAIRFKTADEAALFKTKFEEAQAALTNSPQEQGQQTEKELPYKSTVSKAASKDVGFGAQFAKKEGEWDCDVCSVRNGPTVDKCLSCQSPNPSAGSKAFASATTGENLTLSLGKETRKDTDIGSSASTFGSFAQVPASFNFGTTDTMSTPVGFGDMFSKKKGEWDCDTCLVRNNAAAIKCLSCQAPNKNPMPSQGDLAAVFGKKNGQWDCDSCLTRNDGSSSACVSCHTPNPSAKSTGSAAPSVSAFSFSFGSKNTSQQSAGTGFKTTFSSTFKFGQSDDKVSPASFKFGAPAQGDVKTSGGGFSFSMPAGGLKFGIQDPVKQAVPAESQPGVEGSASQFLKNIAEQHREKEKESVTGIGNVASISMPSLDKAEHLENPLISGKLNLFSFADLAKSSSGDFQFGQKDPDFKGFSGAGEQLFSSFQADKKADTSAEQDEGMYRTEENDDIQFEPVVQMPDKVDLITGEEDEEPLYCQRLKLFRFDPVTSQWKERGVGNLKFLKNSKNGRLRVLMRREQVLKVCANHWITTTMNLKPLSGSDKAWMWLANDFSDGEAKLEQLAAKFKTAELAEEFKHKFEECQRLLLDIPLQTPHKLVDSGRTAQLIQKAEEMKSGLKDLKSFLSDDKTKVKDEENQISTSANTFDMIVKPKADITGPALEWDNYDLREDALDDSTQTSVYAFPLASSPVQSNLFRFGESTAGFSFSFQPILSPSKSPAKLNQSRASVGTDEESEVTQDEERDVQYFEPVVPLPDLVETATGEENEQVVFSHRAKLYRYDKNLNQWKERGIGELKILQDYNTKRVRLVMRRDQVLKLCANHWITPNMKLEAMTGAERAWIWSAMDFAEPEGKVEQLAVRFKLQEVANTFKEIFDKAKNAQENEDLVTPVSPREAPCDSKCGEAAIAVLVETTRERTELSPQSNQTPDITSSAAKIVSPPKFVFGSDSVQKIFGTSPSSKEIIPATKMDTKATISSSSSKTDVGPINQIPTATPSQIPAFKVPERAISQVVKEKQKEAPVDAAKVAAESQDSDEVQIVFVREPTTEQRELAQELMLPLTFFCYQSEAGDSSDDQEDDEDFETAVRKLNGKLYPDAVQGGANGQRMSMEPQVEERDPECIVIWEKKPTPEEEEKARSLQLPPTFFCGIGNDNEPEKDKGEDFETEVKKEMKNDAVCSENTLSSDAIPARACTTAVKVLESQPDSSSDTAPVLSPIDLSTRKDNEPDSSTSASSASFGFHSMTGFSFADLAKNSSEFAFGENDANFSWANAGAAVFGEAAVSQNEVEEGSDDEETTNNADIHFEPIVSLPEVETKSGEEDEEILFKERTKLYRWDRDLGQWKERGVGDIKILYHPMRRYYRVLMRRDQVLKVCANHIITKAIELKPMNTSANALVWTATDHAEGDAKIEQLAAKFKTAELAECFKKKFEECQSRMSQAQSSQLSRVQELCEEGNPMVYFDITVDGHLLGRITMVLFSHIVPKTAENFRALCTGEQGLSFLNCIFHRVIPEFMCQGGDITKQDGTGGRSIYGDKFEDENFDVRHTGPGILSMANWGRDTNNSQFFITLKTAEHLDFKHVAFGFVKDGMDIVYQMGELGTASGKPSKTIIISNCGQC; encoded by the exons ATGAGGCGAAGCAAGGCGGAGGTGGACTGTTATATTTCATCAGTACAAAGTGCTTCTCCTTCGCTGAAAGAT AAACCAGTTAAAGGATTCTTGTTTGCTAAATTGTACTTTGAAGCAAAGGAGTACGAACTTGCTAAAAG GCATGTGTCAGCCTACTTGACAGTACAAGAAAGAGATCCCAAAGCACACAAGTTTCTGGgccagctgtatgaaagagAGGGAGACATTAATAAAGCAGTAGGATGCTACAAG CGATCTGTAGACCTGAACCCGGCTCAGAAAGACCTGGTAGTGAAGGTGGCAGAGTTGCTGTGCAGTAAGCCCGAAGAGGACAGCCGGGCAGAGTTATGGGTAGAGAAGGCAGCTAGGCTCCTGCCTGGAACCCCTGCAGTATACAACCTGAAG GAGAAACTGCTCAGCAGACGGGGTCAACATGGCAGGAACCAGCTGTTTGACCTTCTACAGTCGGAGTTCCAGCTGCGCCCTCAggatgttaatgtaaatgtcaagctGGTACAGCTGTACTGCTCCGATGGGCGGCTGGAGGAAGCAGTACAGCATTGTGTGGCAGTTGAGAAGAAAGGCACCCTACGTGACAGCCTGGAATGGTGTTCTCATGTTGTGTCCACTCTTCAG GTGTATGTGATGCAGCCCACCATATCATCCAAGAAGGAGCTTTGTCGTCAGGTTCACCGGGACCTGCTGTTGGCACACTGCAATGTGCTGAGGCTCACTCTCTCAGACAAGGGTGTGCAGCAGGGCGTGGAGGCCCTGCAGAG TTTTGACCATGCTATGCAGTCAGTGTATAAGCTCAACACGAATGCTGAAGATGAGCTCACAGAGTTGTTCTCAGAGCTGCGGGGTCATCTTTACATGCATGCTGGGACACTGCTGCTGAAGATGGCCCATGACAAAAAGCAGCAATGGAGGGCAGTGGCCGACTTGGCTGCACTCTGTTATATTTTGGCTTACCAG GTCCCTAGACCAAAGAAAAAGTCCTCTAAAGAGGACCAGTCTTCACAACAGCTGGTAGAGCTCCTGGCCTGCGATCGCCAAAGTCAATCTGGACACATGCTCCTGAATATGAGCCAGAAGTGCAGCGTCCTTGTGAAGGAGGTGGTGGAAGCATTCGGGAACCGGAGTGGACAGGAAAGTCTGttcaaaatgctttttggcagCCAAGCATCCATGAACTCCTCCTTTATTGGCAACGATGACATCCGCAACATTGGCACGCAGGCGCCTGAACCTGCAGACCTCAGGAAATGGGACAATG GTTCCATTCTTCTTCACGAGGGCAGCCTGCAGCACTTGGCCTGGCTGGGCTTGCAGTGGGCACTTTTGGCCCAGAGTGCTACCCTCAGGGACTGGCTGAAACAGCTCTTCCCACGCCTCACTCTTGAAACGTCCAAGTTGGACACTAATGCCCCAGAGTCCATTTGCTTACTTGACCTTGAG GTTTTCCTATGTGGCGTTGTGTTCACCAGTCACACGCAGCTGTTGGAGACATCTATGATCACAGGCAGTTCCCAGCTCCATGAGCCTCGCTGTTTGCCCCTGCCAATTATAAAGCTGCTGTCCACAGAAAAGCAGAGGACCTGGTGGGATGCAGTCTACAGTCTCATCCATAAGAAAGCCCC GCCAGGGATGTCTGTGAAACTTCGGATGACCGTCCAGCATGGTTTGAACACCCTGAGAGCCAGCGAGAAACACGGCCTGCAGCCTGCTTTGATTATACACTGGGCACAGCACCTTAGTGAAATG GGTAGTGCTGTAAACTCCTATTACGACCAGAAGGAGTATGTCGGCCGCAGTGTACATTACTGGAAAGTTGTGCTGCCAATGCTGGAGAAAATTAAGAGGCGCAAGGGCATTCCTGAGCCTCTTGACcccatttttgtacattttcatagTAAAGATATCCAG ATTTCTGCAGTGAAAGGATATGAAGAAGAGGCAGTTGTTGCTTTTGCAGCACATCTTGATATTGAAGGCAGAACAGAGGAGGCGATTGATCTGCTTGAGACCCTTACCAGTGTTTCATCTAGCTGGCATCTTGCACGG ATATTTCAAAGACTTTCTGAAGAAGCAGGAAATGGGGTGGAAGAAACTCAAGACAGGTGCATTACGTATctgcagaattttaaaaagcacctgAAAAAAATCTACCATGCCAACGCAGCGGAAGTGGAGAAG CTGCCTGTGTCGATGGAGGAAGTAAAGGAGCTCTTAAATGATGTTAACCAGCAAATAGGGGAAAATGAGGAAATTGAGGAGATTGACAGTGCTCGGAGCCTACATTCTAGCCAGCTCATTGAACCAGGTGCCTCAGTGTCTCACATAAAGTTCTCCACCCCATCCCCAACTAAGAGTGTGGCATCACCTTCTAAAAGACACATG TTCTCTCCTAAGACACCACCCCAATGGATTGAGGAGCAAAGGTCTCTTCTGCAAATGTTGTGTCAGCAAATGGACTCCCTCAAG AAAGAGGTCCATCAGTTGAGGGAAAACTCCTCAGGGTCCACAGCATCCCCTCATCACAGGCTGTATGGAGAGGGTTATGCTACTGAACCTCTTCAGGATCCatttccagcagcacagggtttcCATGGTGTACCTCTTACAG TGGCCACAACTGGTCCTTCTGTTTACTATAGCCAATCCCCTGCATATAACTCGCAGTATCTTCTTCGTACAGCTGCTAATGTCACACCAACAAAG ACTCCAGTGTATGGCATCAACCGTCTACCCCCTCAACAGCACATGTATGCCTACCAACAGCCTACGCACACACCACCTCTGCAAGCAACACCAGCTTGCATTTATCCCCAAGAGCAGGTCTATGGAGCTCCTTTGCGCTTTGAGTCTCCTGCAACAAGCCTACTCTCCCCATACAgtgaagagtactacagccacacTGTTCCTCAGTCTGCCACTAATCCCACTCTGCCTGAGCCTGGCTACTTCACCAAACCATCAATTGTCCCTGTCCAGCCAGCAAAAAGTAGTGAGCAGAGTGCTATTGATTTTGGGAAGATTGACTTTGGTCAACAAATACCTGTTGAACCATCCAAGGTGCCGAGCTTTGGAACAGGGGCTGTTGCACAGTCCACTCCTGCTGCATTCAAGTTCAACTCAAATTTCAAGTCAAATGATGGGGATTTCACCTTCTCATCCCCTCAAGTAAAAAACAATAGTGAGAGCTTGTTGGGTCTTTTGACATCTGATATTCCAACAAGAACTGAAGTACCTTTGGGACAAAAGACATCAGCCCAAGACCAAACACCAGCCCAGCCAGGGTTCTTTAATTTTGGCAGTAAAAATATCCCCTGCTTTCCATTTAGTGACATGACCCAAAGCCAGAATAAGCCTAGcatttttgggaaaacaaaTCGCACGTTCAGTTTTGCAGACGTGACCAAACCTACATCTAGTATGGGAAGCAAGAATgtgcatgcagaaaaaaatgctgaaagtgACAGTGAAAGCAATCATgttgaggaggatgaagatGGCCCTCACTTCGAGCCCATTGTCCCTCTGCCTGATAAAGTGGATGTAAAAacaggagaagaagaggaggaggagatgttTTGCAACAGGGCCAAGCTCTTTCGTTTTGACACTGAAACTAAAGAGTGGAAGGAAAGAGGCATTGGCAGCATCAAAATCCTGAGGCACCGAACATCAGGCAAAGTTCGCTTGCTGATGAGACGGGAGCAAGTATTGAAAATTTGTGCCAATCACTATATCACTGCCGATATGGTCCTGAAACCTAATGCTGGTTCTGACAAATCCTGGGTTTGGTATGCTATTGATTATGCAGATGAAATGCCAAAGCATGAACAGCTGGCCATCCGCTTTAAAACTGCAGATGAGGCAGCCCTTTTTAAAACCAAGTTCGAGGAGGCCCAGGCTGCCCTGACTAATTCTCCCCAAGAACAAGGccaacaaacagaaaaagaactTCCTTACAAATCCACTGTTTCTAAAGCAGCAAGTAAAGATGTTGGGTTTGGAGCCCAGTTTGCAAAGAAAGAAGGGGAATGGGACTGTGATGTTTGTAGTGTGAGAAATGGTCCTACAGTTGACAAGTGTCTTTCCTGCCAGAGTccgaacccaagtgcaggatcaaaAGCTTTTGCTTCAGCCACAACTGGGGAAAATTTGACCTTGAGCTTAGGGAAGGAAACCAGAAAAGACACAGACATTGGGTCTAGTGCATCTACATTTGGGTCATTTGCACAGGTGCCTGCCTCTTTTAACTTTGGAACAACTGATACCATGTCTACCCCTGTGGGTTTTGGTGATATGTTTTCTAAAAAGAAAGGTGAATGGGACTGTGATACCTGCTTAGTTAGAAATAATGCAGCAGCAATAAAGTGCCTTTCCTGCCAGGCTCCAAACAAGAACCCGATGCCTTCTCAGGGTGATTTGGCAGCTGTGTTTGGAAAGAAGAATGGACAGTGGGATTGTGATTCCTGTTTAACTAGAAACGATGGCTCCTCGAGTGCCTGTGTCTCTTGCCACACACCCAATCCCAGTGCAAAAAGCACAGGTTCTGCTGCACCATCAGTCTCTGCCTTCAGTTTCAGCTTCGGTAGTAAAAATACTTCTCAACAGTCTGCAGGTACAGGATTTAAGACCACTTTTAGCAGTACCTTTAAATTTGGCCAAAGTGATGACAAAGTATCTCCAGCATCGTTTAAGTTTGGGGCTCCTGCTCAGGGGGATGTTAAAACTTCTGGTGGGGGCTTTTCCTTCTCAATGCCTGCTGGTGGCCTTAAGTTTGGAATTCAAGACCCTGTGAAACAAGCTGTTCCAGCTGAGAGTCAACCAGGTGTTGAAGGATCAGCATCCCAGTTCCTGAAAAATATTGCTgaacaacacagagagaaagaaaaagagtcTGTCACAGGCATTGGAAATGTTGCATCTATATCTATGCCATCTCTAGATAAGGCTGAGCATCTGGAAAATCCTCTAATTTCTGGGAAGCTTAACTTGTTCAGTTTTGCAGATTTGGCAAAATCCTCATCTGGTGACTTTCAGTTTGGACAGAAGGACCCTGATTTCAAAGGCTTTTCTGGTGCTGGGGAGCAGCTCTTCTCCTCATTTCAGGCTGACAAGAAGGCAGACACCTCTGCAGAACAGGATGAAGGCATGTACAGAACAGAGGAGAATGATGATATCCAGTTTGAACCTGTGGTTCAGATGCCTGACAAAGTGGACCTCATTACTGGGGAAGAAGATGAGGAACCACTTTATTGTCAACGTCTCAAGCTTTTCAGGTTTGATCCTGTTACCAGCCAGTGGAAAGAACGCGGAGTGGGAAATCTTAAGTtcctgaaaaacagtaaaaatggaaGACTAAGAGTACTCATGAGACGGGAACAAGTACTGAAGGTATGTGCTAACCATTGGATCACTACAACTATGAACCTGAAGCCCCTTTCTGGGTCAGATAAGGCCTGGATGTGGCTAGCCAATGACTTCTCAGACGGTGAGGCTAAGCTAGAGCAACTTGCAGCAAAGtttaaaacagcagagctgGCAGAGGAATTCAAGCACAAGTTTGAAGAGTGTCAAAGATTGCTCTTAGACATACCCTTGCAGACTCCTCACAAACTTGTTGACTCTGGGAGAACAGCACAGCTCATTCAAAAAGCAGAGGAGATGAAATCTGGCCTGAAAGATCTTAAATCCTTCCTATCTGATGACAAAACAAAAGTCAAAGATGAAGAAAATCAAATCAGTACATCTGCTAATACTTTTGACATGATTGTTAAACCCAAAGCTGACATTACCGGGCCTGCTTTGGAGTGGGATAACTATGACTTGCGAGAAGATGCCCTCGATGACAGTACACAGACTTCGGTGTATGCTTTTCCGTTAGCAAGCAGTCCAGTTCAGTCAAATTTGTTCCGTTTTGGAGAATCAACTGCTGGCTTCAGCTTCAGTTTCCAGCCCATTCTTAGTCCATCCAAATCTCCAGCTAAACTAAACCAGAGTAGAGCTTCTGTTGGCACTGATGAGGAATCAGAAGTAACTCAGGATGAAGAAagagatgtacagtattttgaGCCTGTGGTTCCTTTGCCTGATCTTGTGGAAACCGCAACTGGTGAGGAAAATGAGCAAGTGGTGTTTAGTCACAGAGCTAAACTGTACCGCTATGATAAAAATCTGAATCAGTGGAAAGAGAGAGGCATAGGTGAACTTAAAATCTTGCAGGATTATAACACTAAACGTGTTAGACTTGTCATGAGGCGTGATCAGGTGTTGAAACTTTGTGCCAACCACTGGATTACCCCAAATATGAAGTTGGAAGCCATGACTGGGGCTGAGAGGGCGTGGATTTGGAGTGCCATGGATTTTGCAGAACCTGAAGGGAAAGTGGAGCAACTGGCTGTCCGTTTCAAACTGCAAGAGGTAGCAAACACATTTAAAGAGATCTTTGACAAGGCTAAGAATGCCCAAGAAAATGAGGATCTGGTTACTCCTGTCTCGCCTAGAGAGGCACCATGTGACTCAAAATGCGGTGAAGCTGCAATTGCAGTTCTTGTGGAGACCACCAGAGAAAGGACTGAATTGAGTCCTCAGAGCAACCAGACCCCAGATATTACAAGTTCTGCTGCAAAAATAGTTTCCCCACCCAAATTTGTTTTTGGCTCGGATTCTGTTCAAAAAATCTTTGGAACCTCTCCCTCTTCCAAAGAGATTATACCCGCCACAAAAATGGATACCAAGGCCACCATATCCTCCTCAAGCTCTAAGACTGATGTTGGCCCCATTAACCAAATTCCTACTGCAACACCTTCACAAATTCCTGCATTTAAAGTCCCtgaaagag CTATCAGTCAGgttgtgaaagaaaaacaaaaagaagcacCAGTAGATGCTGCAAAGGTGGCGGCAGAGTCGCAGGACTCAGATGAGGTTCAGATTGTATTCGTACGGGAACCTACCACTGAGCAGAGAGAACTGGCCCAGGAACTCATGCTGCCCCTCACCTTCTTCTGTTATCAAAGCGAGGCTGGCGACAGCAGTGATGACCAGGAGGATG aTGAAGACTTTGAAACTGCTGTACGGAAGCTTAATGGTAAATTGTATCCTGATGCAGTACAGGGAGGAGCTAATGGCCAGAGGATGT CAATGGAACCTCAAGTTGAGGAGAGGGATCCAGAGTGCATAGTGATTTGGGAGAAAAAACCAACCcctgaagaggaggagaaggccAGGAGCCTCCAGCTTCCTCCCACCTTCTTCTGTGGAATCGGCAACGACAATGAGCCCGAGAAAGACAAGGGGGAAGACTTTGAAACGGAAGTCAAAAAA GAGATGAAGaatgatgctgtgtgctcagaaaATACACTTTCCAGCGACGCTATCCCAGCCAGGGCCTGCACCACAGCAGTTAAAGTACTTGAGTCTCAGCCGGACTCTTCCAGTGATACTGCCCCTGTCCTCAGTCCCATCGATCTATCCACAAGAAAGGACAATGAGCCGGACTCGAGCACCTCAG CATCATCGGCATCCTTTGGGTTTCATTCCATGACTGGATTTTCATTTGCAGACCTGGCTAAGAATTCTTCTGAATTTGCTTTTGGGGAAAACg ATGCAAACTTCTCTTGGGCGAATGCTGGAGCTGCTGTATTTGGAGAAGCTGCAGTATCTCAAAATGAAGTAGAAGAGGGTAGCGATGATGAAGAAACCACAAACAATGCGGATATTCATTTTGAACCTATTGTGTCTTTACCAGAG GTAGAGACTAAGTCTGGTGAGGAAGACGAAGAGATCCTTTTCAAAGAGCGGACCAAGCTGTACCGTTGGGATAGGGACTTGGGCCAGTGGAAGGAGCGTGGTGTGGGAGACATAAAGATTCTGTACCACCCCATGAGGAGGTACTACCGGGTGCTAATGAGGCGGGATCAGGTATTGAAAGTGTGTGCCAACCACATAATCACCAAGGCCATTGAACTCAAGCCCATGAACACCTCAGCCAATGCCTTGGTCTGGACTGCCACAGACCATGCAG AGGGAGATGCAAAGATCGAGCAGCTGGCTGCCAAGTTCAAGACAGCTGAGCTAGCAGAGTGTTTCAAGAAGAAGTTTGAGGAGTGTCAAAGCCGCATGTCCCAGGCGCAGTCCTCCCAGCTGTCCCGTGTCCAGGAGCTGTGCGAAGAAGGAAATCCCATGGTGTACTTTGACATCACTGTAGATGGACATCTGTTGGGTCGGATCACCAtggtgctcttctcacacattGTCCCTAAAACTGCCGAGAACTTCCGAGCCCTgtgcactggagagcagggcctcaGTTTCCTCAACTGCATTTTTCACAGGGTCATTCCTGAGTTCATGTGCCAG GGTGGAGATATCACCAAACAGGATGGCACTGGGGGAAGATCCATTTATGGAGACAAGTTTGAGGATGAGAACTTTGACGTGAGACACACAGGACCAGGCATCCTCTCCATGGCGAACTGGGGTCGAGACACTAATAATTCCCAGTTCTTCATCACTCTGAAGACAGCAGAGCATTTAGACTTCAAACACGTTGCCTTTGGCTTTGTCAAAGACGGCATGGACATAGTGTATCAGATGGGGGAACTTGGCACAGCAAGTGGGAAACCAAGTAAAACCATAATTATTTCTAACT